In Camelina sativa cultivar DH55 chromosome 16, Cs, whole genome shotgun sequence, a single window of DNA contains:
- the LOC104753074 gene encoding probable membrane-associated kinase regulator 2, with protein sequence MEAFSLLNYWKSSGGHGGVTFLPPSSDSSSSSCRYSAADSTATTTIVTTSVTETEDEEPDDDNDNDEGPFFDLEFALPAEEYEEDDDGGREGDSVSDCTDGGCEFKFTLSSCSGGEDRADPNSLDDVFEEVEPPSSSEQQTCSVKAPAAQLSASILKSATKLRVFMLGMKKPKLIQTKPEPNFGSEDIVDKQNPPLPPPPSSSHSPESQQKSSTVTVNLKVEDVPIVSLFARENSSKNSSSSSSSSSSSSSSLKKQNGNESVVSDEKRFMMMQKYLKKVKPLYIRVSRRYGEKLRHSDPLTAPSSSARSTAEKSESPTKKTSKTGNNININIPAGLKVVRKHLGKSRSSSSTASTPSSTAAASVTTQQSESRRRDDSLLQQQDSIQSAILHCKRSFNSSRDKDPSVLPRSVSEPSSYEK encoded by the coding sequence ATGGAAGCTTTCAGTCTCCTTAACTACTGGAAAAGCAGTGGTGGTCACGGTGGTGTTACTTTCCTCCCTCCTTCCTCcgattcttcctcttcttcttgccGTTACTCCGCCGCCGATTCCACCGCAACCACCACCATTGTCACCACCTCCGTCACAGAAACTGAGGATGAAGAACCCGATGACGACAACGACAACGATGAAGGTCCCTTCTTCGACCTTGAGTTCGCTCTTCCAGCTGAAGAAtacgaagaagacgacgacggaggaagagaaggagactCCGTTTCCGATTGTACGGACGGCGGTTGCGAGTTCAAATTCACTCTTTCGTCTTGCTCCGGCGGAGAAGATCGAGCAGATCCAAACTCCCTCGACGATGTTTTCGAAGAGGTCGAACCACCGTCTTCTTCAGAGCAGCAGACCTGTTCCGTCAAAGCTCCTGCGGCGCAGTTATCGGCGTCGATTTTGAAATCCGCCACTAAGCTTCGCGTGTTCATGCTCGGAATGAAGAAACCGAAGCTCATCCAAACGAAACCGGAACCTAACTTCGGATCTGAAGACATCGTCGACAAACAaaatcctcctcttcctccgccGCCGTCGTCGTCTCACTCGCCGGAATCGCAACAGAAAAGTAGTACGGTGACAGTTAATTTAAAAGTCGAAGACGTTCCGATAGTTTCTTTATTCGCAAGAGAGAACAGTTCCAAgaactcatcttcttcgtcgtcttcttcatcctcatcgtCTTCCTCGTTAAAGAAGCAAAACGGCAACGAGTCTGTCGTTTCAGATGAGAAACGCTTTATGATGATGCAGAAGTACTTAAAGAAGGTGAAGCCGCTTTACATCAGAGTCTCGCGTCGTTACGGCGAGAAACTACGACACTCCGATCCACTAACAGCTCCGTCGTCGTCGGCGAGATCCACGGCGGAGAAATCGGAATCTCCTACGAAGAAGACGAGTAAAACGGGGAACAACATCAACATAAACATCCCAGCAGGGCTTAAAGTAGTGAGGaaacacttgggaaaaagcagATCGTCGTCGTCGACGGCGAGTACACCGTCGTCTACGGCTGCGGCGAGTGTAACGACTCAGCAGTCTGAGTCAAGAAGACGCGACGACTCGcttcttcaacaacaagatAGTATCCAAAGCGCTATTTTACACTGCAAAAGATCTTTCAATTCCTCT